TTTCAGATTTCGGCCTGGCAATGGATGGTCCAGAAGGAGATGATACCCACGTTACAACGCCTGTTATGGGCACTGAAGGCTATGCAGCTCCGGAATACATAATGACAGGTAATTCAAGCTGACGTTTTCAGTATCAATGGCTGGGAAATCAATCTGCGTGATTTATTGACAGGAACATGATTTTTCAGGTCATTTGACAACCATGAGCGATGTGTTCAGCTTCGGAGTGGTACTTTTAGAGCTTATAACTGGTCGGCGATCTGTGGACAAGAACCGTCCGAACAGAGAGCAGAACCTAGTGAAGTGGGCAAGACCTCAATTGAAGGATCCCCGTAAGCTAGATCAAATAATGGACCCGAGACTTGAAGGCCAGTATTCGACCGAGGGTGCGAGAAAGGCAGCAGCATTGGCTTACCAGTGTTTGAGTCACCATCCCAAGTCTAGACCAACTATGAGAACTGTTGTCAAGACCTTGGAGCCTCTACTTGACTTAACTGACATTCCCATTGGATCCTTTGTGTATATTGTTCCAAATGAAGGCAAAATCCTAAGTGATctagaaaagaagggaaaagaaagTACAGATGAGTGTGATGAGATTAGAAACGGTAATACATGCGAGGGAAAGCAGGTGGAGATTAAAGAGAAGGGCTGCGATCGCCACCGCAAAGGCCATCGACACAGACGGAGGATCAAGTCACTGAGGTCCAGAGCTGTCTATTCTGATACAGTTTTGTATAAAACCATAGGAACTGGTTTGTACTCTCCCAGAAACTAGAGGGAATTTGCAAATAGGCATAGATCAGCTTTACTGATAAGCATACTGTACATTTGGATTACCTTGctgttcttttcctttatttttttaatttttggaagtttctATGAGGGAATAGTTTGATTTGTGGCCTCTGGAAATGTTGTAATCTGCTATAATTACAGGATACACACTATAAATGTTCAAGCCAGAATTTTGCCTCCTTTGAATTTAGGCAAGCAGTCTGTTCATACACTATGTATCGCATTAAGAACAAtccaatatcatttttaattacccttctttctttcaaaaagcATCCTCTTTCTCTGAAGCAGGGACTCAAACCCATATCCCTGCCCCCTGCATTTTTCAAGACGCACCACTGGGCTGACCTATATATACATGTGATAAAAACTGTGTGTTTTGTACCGtgatgcatatattttttattaaaagtgtttttttacttgaatagatatccaaatgaaatgttaatttaatatattttcatgtgaaatatacatttaaaaaacatgtaagaacAAAAGTTACTACACTCTCACGAACTCCATTAGAAGGTATCAAGTCCAAACCTTGCAAGAGATGGATGGGAATTTCAAGTTCGAGGACCTCGCAAGAGTACCAGCCTCTGAAGCGATTTTCCGAGGAGAAATCGAGTGCAATGAATCAAAAGTTGACAGTGATTTTTGACCGAAGATTGTAGGTATATACAAATTTGCTCTACCGAACACATGAAAGAGACCATTCTTAAGTTCAAAAGATAAGAACGAACTCATCTACCCTGTTCGAGATCTACGCCACAAATTCCACGAGGAGACCATACTTGGCTCGAACCAGAATCAAATCTCATCACTTCCACCAACCCACCAAAAGTTGAGTCAGATGAAAGGTGATCATCCCAAAGTTGAAACTCAAGGATCCTTTTATTTGAAGCTGGGTGATACTTTCAAAAGCAGTCACCCCTGGAAATCTCCTTCTGCTATCATTACTGATAGAACTAAGATCACAGAACGAAGATTTCTATTGGGTGAGCGAGATTTATATGAACGTTGTCTGACTAAATGCGGAGATGGCCGGCAGGTAGCTCGCCACTAACAGAGAATTTCGTGTTCTTGACTTTGAGGGGAGATTATTGGTGTTTGAAGACTTCAAACACTGCAAGAATCATCTCCATAGATTGGTTCCAAAAGGAGACCCATACCATCTGTAAAATAGAATTCAACCTTGTCCGACACTAGCTAACAAAGAACCAAGCAGTTATTTAGAAcctggttttcttcttcttcttctttttttaaaaaaactgaagttAATTTATCAAAGCAGTTATTCAGAATCAATCTTGACAAAATCCATCTCCATTGTGCTTGCATTACAGACATGCATGGAGATGTGAAATTCACCATGGAAGCATTCGTGTACTGCATAACATGTTCAAGAACCTGtttatttgctggaaagtatttttttttaaatgaattattttttgatattttgtaatgtaatgaaaaataagttcaaaaatactttctagtgtttggttatgttatggaaaataaactggaaaataacttattaatattttatttttctcaagtttattaaaacaatgagaaataaattttagaaattaaaaaaattgaatgagaatgaaattgaaaaaaataatataatttcataaattatctcaaataaaataaataataatcaaaataataaagatcaaatctaaaaaaaaaaaaagaaaaaaaataaagaaattaaaataataataattaaccgatcataaattatttcaaataaaataagtaacaataaaaaaaaataatgatcaaatttgatatataattagtaaataatatgacatttttaaatttttcacaactttcaaaaagtgttttccgtttaAATTGTTTAGGAAAATACTTCCCTataaaccaagtcaaatttttctttgactggaaagtgttttttgttgattaatttttttaataacaaataaatataaaaaaaatttaaaacgtgatttttcaaaaattattttataaaaaacaaccatagagactattcaatttcaaaaacatcaaataGTTTGTCTGCCAGCACAAGTCGTAATCCATGCATCTTCAACATACATTAATTGAAAACCACGATACATACATCATCAAGATGCCGTAGTTGTGACTTAACTTTCAAAACCTCAGTCGCCTAACTTAAATATACACCAATTACTCCACATGCAATGTCACCATAGACGGAGacgattttttaattatacagtaacttgggttgattttcttaaaaagaaagaagtaaaaTTGAACAACTCAGTGGGTCAACTCGATTAAAATAGCTTACTATGTCATGTTATATCTTCACCCTCCCAAGGCCATGGCTAGGGTCTTTACCCTCCCAAGGCCATGGCTAGGCATTGGTGATCTAGCCAGTGGAGGGAGGGAGATGAATAAGAGAAACTCCATGAAGAAAGGTAACAACGACATAGAGACGCTGTTAAATTCAACGGTTGCTTGATgaacatgatgatgatgatgattatagtagtgttattaaatttagagggtgtttgggagtgtggtagtggttgcttttcaaatagcttttcgtgacgaaaagcatgcaaataatattttttttattttttaaaaatcatttttgatatcagcacatcaaaacgatccaaaaaatacaaaccgcactcaattttaacaaaaaaaaaaattttaattttccgAAAAACAGGTTCAACTTTAatgccaaacaccctcttatTAGTTCAACAATTAGGTCGCcatgatatttaaatttgtcaagtttttttaaaaaataggagtTGATTTTGAGTGATtcgattaaaaaacttaaatttgatttggataaaaccaaattatttttttttaaaataaaacatcattgttttaattttttttaaaataaaatttaagattaacttaaattaatccACTTGATTTATAATCTAAACCTTACACCCAGTTTACTTGGTTGAGTTTGATAATTATGGGCTGTGATGCTGCAGGGAGGGAAGGAGGTTGAAGAGACGGGAAATAATACAGATGTGGAGATCCAGTGATCAATATGGACATGCTGGGCCAAATATGGGCCCGATGACAATCAAACTTTTTGAAAGAGCAGATTCCGTTGAGAAAGGCTAAAGGCCCACTTGTCAAGAGTTTCAATTTTAGCCCAATCTTGAATTTTCTCCCATTGACTGTACAAACTTAATTGGCATGAAAGAATCAATAGTCATTTCAAACTAATTTAGCCTATCAGGAGTCACCCAcgctcaaaaaatatattattttataaactaaaaaaaaatttgaagtgattttttaaaaaactatgaattaaaaaaacatatagtatatagtttagtattttaaaatgtgttttaatGAAAAGATAGTAGTGCATTTGTATTTGATATAATAGAATTTGCACCAGAAACTAATATTTAGATTAAGATAGcacaataagaaaaaataaaaaatattttttttgtaaaataaaaagagaaaaattactttcattatcttgtagttatttttttttattttaatttgcaactaaatttttaaaaattacactttATATCCTGAACTTTGAAGGTGAATATCACTTTATATTATGGGGTGTTTGCATAACAAAagtcaacaaaaatatttatttattgggtatgatattgtttttttgttttgtttttattattattattattactattaatgtgagtgttcgggccagcttacgTATATATTgactaattttatgaattttaaaattaacaattatataagtttttaataattctaaaataacttgaattCGTGACTaacattgtttttcttcatttcacACATAGCAGTCCTAGAATTGTGAGAAATTTGTGGTAGATGGCAAGAGAAAGAGCTCATCATGCTAAACAAGTCTAAAATTTGGATGAAGCTCTTTTCTCACTGGACTGAGCATGCATTCTGAGGTAATTTGGATCAAACATTATGATTTCAAGTAATTATCTGAATCATCTAGCAAAAAAGCTTGCCTTGTTCCTCTACgacacaaaaatatattagttaGTCACTTTCTCAAATACTTTTGAGGAAATTAATCAATAGGGTTTCTACCTTAAAATATCCTTTTCAATATAAATAGAAACATTCTTTGAAATGGTTTTGGAATTTTGTATATgcgataattaaaaaatatcttttattgttGAGTTTTAGACGATCTCAACACTGAGAAGAGAATGTGGGGGAAAAAAATCTGTGTTTGATTTGGTCTTAAACCATGGATTTGTGTTTGAGAAAGAGGATAAAAGGTGAGCATGAAGAGAGAGAATGAGTgatgtgataataataatattttagattttaatatatatatatggaggtattattattattattatttctttggCTTTCAATATATGCTTTGATCTAAGATGAAAAAtgtaatatttgaaaattttattgcaaagtaaattttttattattattattataggatgcttggtttatttttcccaattaaaaaattttaaagtgttgaaattgaaataaatacaaCTAGGTAACTatagttattgaaatattaaaaaaaaaatgtgatccTATATGATGACATAAAAACTAAGATAAATCCTATAagttgtaaaaatatatttatataatttatcagAATACatgaaattcaataaaaacacaGGATTAATCGCTTTCAGCTTGTATCAAATGGGATATTTTTGCTATGAAGATTTGAGAATTTCTATTTAAAAGTCTTAGAGATGAGATTCAAGAAGTGTTTAGTTTGCTGGTTAGGAGAAATGAAAATGGACTAAATTGGATAGGATATTATAAGATTGGACTGGACTGGACTTGTCTTTCTCTTGTGTTTGATGCACATAGTATTATAGTACAAGTTTTGATGAAGTCTTTACTATTAGtccttgtaatttatttattttatatctcagTCCTTATTGAAAAGCTCTTTGGTCATCTAACTTTATGGTATATACAACTTAGCTTCTAAATTAGAAAATCTGTACAATTCTGCCCCTGCATATAAATactcattttaataaaatataaccaGACTTAGTCAAATTTCAGTCtactaaattaaaaactatataggTAATAACTAGttaataaatgatataaaaattaataaataatgctTTTTGTCTATGGTGTTAAACAAGCTTATTACACCCTTATGGTGGGATAATGTTTTTGCGTTGGGGATGGCTTTGGACTGTACACGCATTAATCCCTGTCTTTGTTCAATATGTGCAtcaaatacctcacaatttaTCATCTCATGTCAATACATTACGATTTGTTCTGTCTATCTGTATCACATAGCACATCTACtaagattttgtttgtttttgaattttaaaaatgttattgaaaaatattaaaatttatttatttctttgctttgaaaatattaaaagaacagTAACCGctacaaaacaaacacaatcttAGCCGATATAGCAAGTTGCCTGATTTTTATTCTAAGAATATGATCCTCATTTCCTGTGATCTTTGTCTTCAGTCTCAACGAATAGTCATGTCCATGTTGCAAATTCGTTGAATCCATTTGCAAAAATACCATTTAGTTGAAAAATCTATAGCCTTCAACTTTAAATCCACACATGTTCCAGACCTCCGGTTAGCTACCGGTCTTGGATTCCACCTGATTCATGCAGCTCTGGTCAATACATACCTTTGTGTAAACAATCAAACCTTTTTAGTGTTAACAAGAGTTCTCTCTCGTAcacacttgagggtctagctcAGTGGTCAACTGCAATGTTTGCCTTGTGACTGTCCcgagttcgatcctcaagagtatcagcttgtcacccccgcggtgccttacctgcctactgggcttacaggatgttcagtgggcccggggattagttgtggtgcgcggaagctggcccggacaccccgggttaccaaaaaaaaaaaaagagttctctCTCGTACTCCCTCTCATTGACTCATAAGACTTCTGTCTCGTACATCTTGTTTGGTAATGACCTTAATTGGGTCACAACCTATACTTCTTGCcgctatattaatttatttttaaatgtaaaaaaattattaaaagcttaaagaatattttaagtGTATTGCGTTTGATAATCATGTCAGATTCAAGTTTTTTGAGTCTCATTACAATGTCAGACTCAAGAGCCTAATAATCTTGGATTTATAGTGCAAACATTTTATATCTACAGTGTGGTTAATAGTATAAACACTTTTTAGATTTAACGGCCATGCCTGAtccaaaaaacttaaatcagaCGGTCATGCCTTGATCCAATACAATACATGTCAATAgctttcagaataaaaaaatagtaaaaacaacGTTTTTATAGTTCTCTAAATATCTACCATATGATTTagagtataaatattttaaatacacaGTATTAGCATAGTAATTTTCTCACAGGatttaaaatattgtataatttttatcctttcagCCCAAGTAAATTTATCCGTAAGTCAGTGATCAGTGATCACTAAGGATAAGTCGTATTCCCAACAATATATTGCTAGTAATTATGTTATACAGTAGTCTCTTATATTCTGAATCGTGGTTCTATATCACatgcaattcaattttttcttcttttcttttcttttttctgtggaGCTTGCGGCTGCATATTAATCCATTTTGTTCAATGATGATTTGATTCTCATGATATgtaatactattattatttgttaaatagTTTAACTTAGAAAATTTGGTATTTACCAGAACACTTTCTTGGGCACAAGGccgctttcaaaaaaataaaataaaaatctagaaaCTGTGTCCTAAAGGAATCACTACTCTGTTTGCTAAACTTGATTCAATTTCAATATCAATAGAATCAACACTTATAGGGTTCGAATTTTTTATGCGTATATAAACCAATTTCCAAATACCATCCATTTCTTCACCTAACAATTCCTTGTCTTATGGTGGATAGACGAGGCCCAGGACAGGACTGGTTAGATATGTCATGCATGGCTGGCTAACTTTTTAAGAAACGATCGAGGACCCAACATgcggtaatatatatatatatatatatatatatatatatatatatatatatatatatatatatatatatatatatatatataaaagaagagaggaagacGATGAATTGATCTCATCACCTAACCAGTTCTCGTCCTATGTGCAGTACAACAAGCCAATGgaaacttgttctaaaaaaaacaaaaaaacttaaagaagAGAGGAAGGCAATGTTTATACAAAAAGCTTTCAGcccttttaaaacttttttttgtatattttcttttgcaaaATTCATTTTTGGTCCCTTTAGTCCGAAACTTGTTCattttgatacaaaattttattttgttaattagtcCTTGAGTTTAAATGAGAAGAGagaaactcataaaaaaagctaagaagagagaaaattaatGATCTACTAAATTCCAGCAACGAAACAagctgtttttttatgttaatgaatttcatttgacaaaaaaaaaatttaggagtTTTTTTAACCATTTATCTTGCCAGAAAAAAGTATATTGAGGTtagcaaataaattttttaaacttgattttttgtttttggaccaATTAAGACATATTTTgagttgagaatttttttttttgaggtcatAAGGATGTTTGTTAAgtgtttttaggttaaaatatattgaaaattgatttggatCCAAAAAACCCCAAATTCCATTTTTTGACTGCCTTTCTGGTGGTTAAAAACTAAGTAAGTAGACGACGTGTTGTgtgcttttatttcttattttttaaaaacaatactaCTACATTTAACAGTTTTATTCACAAAATTTTCTATTGATATTCACTCTACCATTTTGTCGGAAATAATTTTACCGACTGATTCATAGACGGAAACCCTCTATCGGTAAACCTCTCgtcaataatttcatttttgtcaGCATTTTTGTCAGTAATAAATGGtgcacttgatcttcaaatataaattaatcaattattgaattgataataaattaaattgtttggtttatttaattctatttatttagaattataatttataattgaacCAACATATTAGAAACCTAAAAGGTCACACACATTAAGAACCATTAGTCAGTAATTACACTGAAAAAGTTATCAGTTACTATATTGGTTAGATAAGATAGCTGGAATTTGGATTTATGCCTAGATTCCAGTGactaaaaaaagagttttggtTGTTGTGCCTCCATTAGTGGCAGCGCTAGCTGCTAGTGTGCCTAGCAGTGTATAGGATAGCTCAACGCTGGCTGGCGAGGCATCTAGGTTGCTTCCTAGCCTAGTGTGCCTCACCAACAGTAGCCATGGGTTGTTACTGGTGTCGCTGGTCTTCTAGCATGAGGCAAAAACCTCGTGTTAGAGGCTATGCAATGTGAGGGGTTGTCCCTTGCATTACTAGCTGACAGCGACAACATTGGCTACCACCGCACCAGCTGTCGACAGTGGGCAGAGAGCCTTACCagcagaagagaaaaagaagaccAATTTTTTAGGACTTTAGGTTTTGGAGAAATTACACCCTTACCcctatactttttaattttaagtattaGGTTTTTAAGTTTGCATATTGTGAATATGACCCTAAAACTTTGTCTAATTACAATTTAGAGTCTCAAggtaaaatatgaatttattcctctataaataaaatttagattttataatctaaattaaattaattgtagaattaatttttttttcctaataggattaagactaaattaaattgtttaattcattttttttagttttataatatcGTAATgggattatgatttatttaactaaatggttgaattaaattttttttaaaaatagtttttcttatttaatgagAGTGTTTTGAAGCCGAAATCTTTGTTTGGGAAATTATCAAATTGGATATGATTGAATATTTCTAAGTGTTAACACTATTATTTAAAATTGCACATAAAACCTATAATTAGAATAGCttgcaatatatattttttattatgcatattaaaatattttatgcatgATGGGTGATTATGGATATTAAAGACCAATGCaagtttgcttttatttgatggttggataattgtaatttttattaaataggaCCTTTGTGACCTGCcttatctctattttttcttctgggttgtaatttttttctcatctaaTTCCCTTCAAAATGTAACTTGgcatttcttaattaattatgtaaatgTTTAGAAATGTAGGAATTTAGATA
This region of Populus alba chromosome 3, ASM523922v2, whole genome shotgun sequence genomic DNA includes:
- the LOC118038037 gene encoding putative receptor-like protein kinase At1g72540, which produces MVLKKFTWKSILLGCLRGERSRPEPKQTCSQRLSLSDLSNPVSPISFSDLSISIFNLHVFTLKELQTVTNEFSKSNYLGEGGFGAVYKGFIDDKIRPGLKAQPVAVKVLDLDGSQGHREWLAEIIFLGQLKHRHLVNLIGYCCEEEHRLLVYEYIERGNLENKLFNRYSAALPWLTRLKIAVGTAKGLAFLHEEEKPVIYRDFKASNVLLDSDYNAKLSDFGLAMDGPEGDDTHVTTPVMGTEGYAAPEYIMTGHLTTMSDVFSFGVVLLELITGRRSVDKNRPNREQNLVKWARPQLKDPRKLDQIMDPRLEGQYSTEGARKAAALAYQCLSHHPKSRPTMRTVVKTLEPLLDLTDIPIGSFVYIVPNEGKILSDLEKKGKESTDECDEIRNGNTCEGKQVEIKEKGCDRHRKGHRHRRRIKSLRSRAVYSDTVLYKTIGTGLYSPRN